The Flavobacterium commune genome contains the following window.
TTAGTCCATGTCCACCATTGGGATGCATCATTTAAATTAACTGCAGTAGTAGTAGGCGTAAAAACCAATGATGCCGCAACTAATAAACTTTCATCAGGTTTTGGAGTACCTGGAGGTAATTGTTTTTTTATTTCTTCCCAATTGGGTTTTATTTCAGCAGTTGTGATATAGCCTGTTGCCTTTACAAATTTCTCAAATTGGGCATTAGTTACTTCGGTAGCATCCATCCAAAAACTTTTGACAATAACCTTATGTTGAGGATACTCATCGATCTTCCTTCTTTATCCGAAGCCCCCATCAGAAATTCACCTCCGGAAATCTTCACCATCCCTTCGTAAGAAACTTTTTTTGATTTATTAACTGTATCTGAAGTTTTTCCAACAGAAAAACGAGCTGGTAAAGAAGCTTCACAACTCATTGTTTCATTAATAGCTTTTTTATCATCCTGCTTATTTTTACAAGCAAAAAAGAAAAAAGATAATAATCCAAAAATGGCAACATTAGATTTCATTAACTATAATTGAATTTTATTTTAAAATTACCAACAATGGATTCTTTAATCCCTGAGAAAAATGATTGAGATACTCAAACCATTGCGCTGAATTTGTAATTTTCCCTGCCTTATCCCAAACAGCTCCTGCATAATAAACTATTGGCTCACTATTTTTTGCCTCGGTTAGAGCTAATAATTGATTATTTCCTACCAACATATTCTTGACTTCAGTAGTTAAAACAGCACCAACCCCAGTCGTACCATCATTACCATGAGTAGGTTCCCAATACCCTATAATTCCTTGTTGCTCATTTAACAAAAGTACTCCACTTTCAGGTCTTTTACTTATACCAACTGCAACTGGTAATACTTTACTATCCACATAAGTGTAACTATTTTCTATTCGATTCAGTTGTAAACCTGCATCTAATGAAATTATTCGAGTACATCTAACTTTGATACCAACTGCATCCCAAGTATCGTACTCCAATTGAAAAGTAGAACGTAAAGGACCATTATCCAGTAATTTCCATCGATTGTAATTTCCGGAATAACGCACAGTATCTTTAATATAAGGT
Protein-coding sequences here:
- a CDS encoding DUF4861 family protein, which produces MSQTKRIIEIQNNSNLERNEVVIAIKWETILSHYPQIDTLNFVVINAKTKKQIPYQLEHKGLPGIQNLLVQVSIKAKTTVGLSIQKGKPMVLQTKTFARYVPERLDDFAWENDRIAFRAYGRALEGKRDDAYGLDVWVKRTDKMVINERYKVGEYHVDHGNGLDYYKVGFTLGAGSMAPYIKDTVRYSGNYNRWKLLDNGPLRSTFQLEYDTWDAVGIKVRCTRIISLDAGLQLNRIENSYTYVDSKVLPVAVGISKRPESGVLLLNEQQGIIGYWEPTHGNDGTTGVGAVLTTEVKNMLVGNNQLLALTEAKNSEPIVYYAGAVWDKAGKITNSAQWFEYLNHFSQGLKNPLLVILK